A single Tenacibaculum sp. 190524A02b DNA region contains:
- a CDS encoding ACP S-malonyltransferase, whose amino-acid sequence MKRLTCLFPGQGTIDKDVVNKEWYSSKISQLIFEEAEKILSWNIDCYLRELSYQELAQTNIAQPLIYTLNMAMYYTLFNSNKLKPSIFLGHSLGEYCALVASEAITFNQGLEIVAKRGELMAEYTSIEETAMASIIGADIDKITQLLNQNNTTTSVVDIAAYNSKEQIVLSGHKAQILSIVNQLKDEKIRFTLLNVGGPFHSRLYKDIEEKFRSYIEKITFSPPKNTVVSSIIGEVILQPEQIKKALSEQITSPVLWAKAVGFLNENYNWFGIEVGGKTVLKRLLSNHTVIATSEYNATHGILQEINNSKEQIFDFSAAAIRTAVTFPNKCQKQVDVVISTFEEIQQQRESFLQTNEIDWHNIEDLLKKLLLAKGYEKAEVEKELMAIKKETGVSLSSNT is encoded by the coding sequence GTGAAAAGGCTTACCTGTTTGTTTCCTGGTCAAGGAACTATAGATAAAGATGTGGTAAATAAAGAGTGGTATTCATCTAAAATATCACAATTAATATTTGAAGAAGCTGAAAAAATCCTTTCTTGGAATATTGATTGTTATTTAAGAGAACTGAGTTATCAAGAACTAGCACAAACAAATATAGCGCAACCATTAATTTACACATTAAATATGGCAATGTATTACACCTTATTTAATAGTAATAAATTAAAGCCTTCAATTTTTTTGGGACATAGTTTAGGAGAGTACTGTGCCTTAGTTGCTTCTGAAGCTATTACTTTTAATCAAGGTTTAGAAATTGTAGCTAAAAGAGGAGAATTAATGGCTGAATATACTTCTATAGAAGAAACAGCTATGGCGAGTATTATTGGTGCAGATATTGATAAAATAACACAGTTGTTAAACCAAAATAATACTACCACTAGCGTTGTAGATATAGCAGCATATAATTCAAAAGAGCAAATAGTACTTAGCGGACATAAAGCACAAATTCTTTCTATAGTTAATCAATTAAAAGATGAAAAAATAAGATTTACATTATTAAATGTAGGCGGTCCTTTTCATTCAAGATTATATAAAGACATTGAAGAAAAGTTTAGGTCTTATATAGAAAAAATAACTTTTTCACCGCCAAAGAACACCGTTGTCTCATCAATAATTGGAGAGGTGATTTTACAACCAGAGCAAATAAAAAAAGCTTTGTCAGAGCAGATTACATCTCCAGTGTTATGGGCAAAAGCAGTTGGTTTTTTAAATGAAAATTATAATTGGTTTGGGATTGAAGTAGGGGGTAAAACTGTTTTAAAAAGATTACTAAGTAATCATACTGTAATAGCTACTTCAGAATACAATGCAACCCATGGTATTTTACAAGAAATAAACAATTCAAAAGAGCAAATATTTGATTTTTCTGCAGCAGCAATTCGAACGGCTGTTACATTTCCTAATAAGTGTCAGAAACAAGTAGATGTTGTGATTTCAACTTTTGAAGAAATACAACAACAAAGAGAATCGTTTTTACAAACCAATGAAATTGATTGGCACAATATAGAAGATCTTTTAAAAAAATTGCTATTGGCTAAAGGCTATGAAAAAGCCGAAGTAGAAAAAGAACTAATGGCTATAAAAAAAGAGACAGGAGTATCATTAAGTTCAAATACATAA
- the argH gene encoding argininosuccinate lyase has translation MRKAIVFVESNTSGTGYILASIAYQKGYQPLVITNNLSRYNFGDFIEPHIINTNNYEEVKDKLASLFNSYDIDGITSTSDYYMEMVAKLAQEFNYPSPSLTTIKLCRNKHYFREHMRKNNLLTPSFKVIQNEKELNHFLNQPTINYPFVVKPVQGSGSIGVQLISERKELASHGLALLSKKINERGQKINSAILIEEFIAGEEFSLELFNGEVVGITRKYKGELPHFVEVGHDFPYEPNEEFLKKVTETIKNLKKSFDLSWGAFHIEFIKTSKELFIVEMNPRLAGGCIPILIKESLGVDLLELSLKNITGRLDEVNFIPKNYASIRFVIPENSGEIQEDIEKVTTDNYSSKIQIKSYGKNLSNYKRNFDFRDRIGHVIASNNNKQQAIDEVEQLCKKIQASLTYIEANNTGRISKGIHKGIRKVIFGEKVENEDVEELKYISLINKAHIIMLQEEGILNEAFTEKLMVEIKELENIGFSPLMNKNTPRGLYMLYEQYLIDKLGMEIAGSMHIGRSRNDMNATLARMQVKNYAIEIVKTLLSFTNDLLGLSNKYKKTIMSSYTHYQPAVPITYGFYLQGVITSLIESIQGFLTVIDTVDVSPLGSCSVGGTSIPINQKTTASYLGFKYTVNNALYGVASRDFILSLLSQISIANVLISRIASDFMLWNTQEFNFFKLSDTVVGSSSIMPNKRNPFVLENIQGKSGVIAASFIGAVTAMQKTPFTNSISVGTESKMLLKKTKNEFIDSINLLQIFINHAIPNEEVMKSKAIASHTMATEYANKLVLEHNIPFRQAHFIVGKAVAEAIEKNTTLEATTTLASYELASSIQEVVDSTKFGGGASEIKILENGRYLTGILQDCQSKLHTHISQMEGAFKRMEDKTNSITEKKYV, from the coding sequence ATGAGAAAAGCAATCGTTTTCGTAGAAAGTAATACATCAGGTACTGGATACATATTGGCATCTATAGCTTATCAAAAAGGTTATCAACCATTAGTAATAACCAATAATCTTTCTCGATACAATTTTGGAGATTTTATAGAACCTCATATTATTAATACCAATAATTATGAGGAAGTAAAAGATAAGTTAGCATCACTTTTTAATAGTTATGATATAGATGGAATAACATCTACATCCGATTACTATATGGAAATGGTAGCTAAGTTAGCACAAGAATTTAATTATCCATCTCCTTCTTTAACAACTATAAAATTATGTCGTAATAAACATTATTTTAGAGAACATATGAGAAAGAATAACTTATTAACTCCTAGTTTTAAAGTTATTCAAAATGAAAAAGAACTTAATCATTTTTTAAATCAACCAACAATCAATTATCCTTTTGTTGTTAAGCCAGTTCAAGGATCAGGAAGTATTGGTGTGCAGTTGATATCAGAACGAAAAGAGTTAGCATCTCATGGATTAGCACTATTGAGTAAGAAAATAAACGAAAGAGGTCAAAAAATAAATAGTGCAATCCTGATAGAAGAATTTATAGCAGGAGAAGAATTTTCATTAGAACTCTTTAATGGAGAAGTTGTTGGAATTACTAGGAAATATAAAGGTGAATTACCACACTTTGTTGAAGTAGGTCATGATTTTCCGTACGAACCCAATGAAGAGTTTTTGAAAAAAGTAACGGAAACAATCAAAAACCTTAAGAAGAGCTTTGATCTTTCATGGGGAGCTTTTCATATTGAATTTATAAAAACATCAAAAGAACTATTCATTGTAGAAATGAACCCTAGGTTAGCAGGTGGTTGTATTCCAATTTTAATAAAAGAATCATTAGGGGTTGATTTATTAGAATTATCTCTTAAAAATATTACAGGAAGATTAGATGAAGTAAACTTTATACCTAAAAATTATGCAAGTATTCGATTTGTAATTCCTGAGAATTCAGGAGAAATTCAAGAAGACATTGAAAAAGTAACAACTGATAATTATAGCTCTAAAATTCAAATAAAATCGTATGGAAAAAATTTAAGTAACTATAAAAGAAATTTTGATTTTAGGGATCGTATAGGTCATGTCATAGCGTCAAATAATAACAAGCAGCAAGCTATTGATGAAGTAGAACAATTATGTAAAAAAATTCAGGCAAGCTTAACCTATATCGAAGCTAATAATACAGGAAGAATTTCAAAAGGAATACACAAAGGAATACGAAAAGTAATTTTTGGGGAAAAGGTTGAAAATGAAGATGTAGAAGAATTAAAGTATATATCTTTAATAAACAAGGCACATATAATAATGCTTCAAGAAGAAGGAATCTTAAATGAAGCATTTACTGAAAAGTTAATGGTTGAAATCAAAGAACTAGAAAATATTGGGTTTTCACCATTAATGAATAAAAATACACCCCGAGGATTATACATGCTTTATGAGCAATATCTAATAGATAAATTAGGAATGGAAATAGCAGGGAGCATGCATATAGGAAGATCAAGAAATGATATGAATGCTACTTTAGCAAGGATGCAAGTAAAAAACTATGCGATAGAAATTGTAAAAACATTACTTAGTTTTACTAATGACCTTTTAGGTCTATCTAATAAATATAAGAAGACAATTATGTCATCTTATACACATTATCAACCAGCTGTACCTATTACATATGGTTTTTATCTTCAAGGGGTAATAACATCGTTAATTGAGTCAATTCAAGGTTTTTTAACAGTGATAGATACAGTAGATGTATCACCATTAGGAAGTTGTTCAGTAGGAGGAACATCAATACCAATTAATCAAAAAACAACAGCTTCTTATTTAGGGTTTAAATATACAGTAAACAATGCGCTTTATGGAGTAGCGTCTAGAGATTTTATATTGAGTTTGTTGAGCCAAATTTCTATAGCAAATGTATTAATAAGTAGAATAGCCTCAGACTTTATGTTATGGAATACGCAAGAGTTTAATTTCTTTAAGCTTTCAGATACAGTAGTGGGGTCTAGTTCTATAATGCCAAATAAAAGAAATCCATTTGTTTTAGAAAATATACAAGGAAAATCTGGGGTTATCGCAGCGTCTTTCATAGGTGCAGTGACTGCTATGCAAAAAACACCATTTACTAATTCTATTAGTGTAGGTACAGAGTCAAAAATGTTATTGAAAAAAACTAAAAATGAATTTATTGACTCAATTAATCTTCTACAAATATTTATTAATCATGCCATACCTAATGAAGAAGTAATGAAAAGTAAAGCTATAGCTTCACATACCATGGCAACTGAATATGCTAACAAATTAGTATTAGAACACAATATTCCGTTTAGACAAGCACATTTTATTGTAGGGAAAGCTGTAGCGGAAGCTATTGAAAAAAATACAACATTAGAAGCAACAACAACATTAGCTTCATATGAACTAGCTTCTTCAATTCAGGAAGTTGTAGACTCAACAAAATTTGGAGGAGGCGCTTCAGAGATAAAAATACTAGAGAATGGACGTTACTTAACTGGAATATTACAAGACTGTCAATCAAAACTACATACTCATATCTCTCAAATGGAAGGTGCTTTTAAACGTATGGAAGACAAAACCAATAGTATAACAGAAAAAAAATACGTCTAG
- a CDS encoding cysteine synthase family protein, with amino-acid sequence MIYNHSIDLTLVPNIIKLASSLYAVKFNLMKLIPAKYIIERALETGELTQDMTVIETSSGTFALGLALVCAKYNLNLIIIGDPAIDEKLKRKLELLGAKVEIVPPSPGIGIQTKRLERLYQIRRELKNTFWTEQYDNPDNPVSYSIVGEQLEKCFGTVDALIGPVGSGGSMCGIGTHLRKKNEDLDMIGIDTHGSVLFGQEDFPRALRGLGNSGFPKNLKQDLFDEVHWLNASDAFYSSNELFKESGVFMGGTSGATYLVGKWWAENNPDKIGVLLFPDEGYRYEETIFNEQWLKENKLYTDKVPQEPTLVTHPLECKKDDWSYMNWNQRKLESVQTASLSLAK; translated from the coding sequence ATGATTTATAACCATTCTATTGATTTAACCTTAGTACCAAACATTATCAAGTTAGCATCAAGTTTATATGCAGTCAAATTTAATTTGATGAAATTAATTCCAGCTAAATATATCATTGAGCGAGCACTTGAAACAGGAGAGTTAACTCAAGATATGACAGTAATTGAAACAAGTTCTGGAACCTTTGCACTTGGATTAGCCTTAGTTTGTGCAAAATATAATCTTAACTTAATCATTATAGGAGATCCAGCAATTGATGAAAAATTAAAACGGAAATTAGAATTATTAGGGGCTAAAGTAGAAATAGTACCACCTTCACCAGGTATAGGAATTCAAACCAAAAGATTAGAAAGACTTTATCAAATAAGAAGAGAATTAAAAAATACTTTCTGGACCGAACAATATGATAACCCAGATAATCCAGTGTCGTATAGTATTGTAGGAGAGCAACTAGAAAAATGTTTTGGAACAGTAGATGCTCTTATTGGACCTGTTGGTTCTGGAGGATCAATGTGCGGAATTGGAACTCATTTAAGAAAGAAAAATGAAGATTTGGATATGATTGGAATTGATACACATGGTAGTGTGTTATTTGGACAAGAAGATTTTCCTAGAGCATTAAGAGGATTAGGGAACAGTGGGTTTCCTAAAAACTTAAAACAAGATTTGTTTGATGAAGTGCATTGGCTCAATGCTTCTGATGCTTTTTATTCTAGTAATGAGTTGTTTAAAGAGTCTGGTGTTTTTATGGGAGGTACTAGCGGAGCAACTTATTTAGTAGGTAAATGGTGGGCAGAAAATAATCCTGATAAGATAGGTGTATTACTTTTTCCTGATGAAGGATATCGATATGAAGAAACAATATTTAATGAGCAATGGTTAAAAGAAAATAAATTATATACAGATAAAGTACCACAAGAACCAACGCTGGTAACACACCCTTTAGAATGTAAAAAAGACGATTGGTCATATATGAACTGGAATCAAAGAAAATTAGAATCTGTACAAACAGCAAGTTTGAGTTTAGCAAAATAA
- a CDS encoding amino acid adenylation domain-containing protein has protein sequence MQEIKEIQAINLLENKISTVSSLPQFNKRKQPVSIEYTILGTNNELEKFYKFSNDSEKLEYLLLVSFIVLSYKHMFGSIPFVKSILKQVDSLNELPIALTEIAIGNSVKETIKTIEKNFQEDALILHDNEFFKNKYFKETVQKLLHSEKGVVFHYHNYTQEIASNNEVFSILIDKQEKGLHCNVSSFSNQVDEAQLYGYVYLLEAYLKDIENQLGKTHEKPPKLYKKHFLEMLHIGRGKTIELPSKSIIEQFIDQVQKTPLKTALNFNGKKWSYKELHERSNKIANVLHQKYNVNYGDKVGVLLQRNEYLILSLLAIHKAGASYIPLDVNYPEDRIKFIYKDSGVDILLVNVGQIYQAIEPTNLIAIETLESNELDNSILLNIKKQCEDFYVVYTSGSTGLPKGCQITQKNVTNLCEWAKDQYNTNEFSNILASTSICFDLSIFEIFLPLTIGGTVVLVENIMELMTMEKLPEISLINSIPSLVQELVNNHKLPKNLEVINLAGEPIQESLIHQLHAEQNNVKKVWNLYGPSETTTYSTGKQFAKDNFEGNCIGKPIYNTTTLVLNEDFQPVPYGYPGELFIGGTGVSNGYWNRPELNNEKFITIPEAEEQGIFYKTGDIVTWKHDQTLKFLGRSDTQVKIRGFRIELNEIEQALSQHDQIQQIKVFVQGANNNAKIIACYQSEQEISHKALYTHCLQVIPKYMIPQEFIYFKDIFRTPNGKIDTKRLKEFCGRKNVSELNNNSSNETLNKLLNIIGTIANKKIVPTMNLYEVGFSSIDFIKLLVRIEKDFGVSIKINELFEEATPIAISESIKLNYGKQKEPLRRASKKELYPATFSQERFWLNTKFNKEKPELFHIPSIIKWNKALDLVRLEQAWNTLLEKNEILRTNFIYEKEQLFQKINIFTPVTIEVDYIKDVNLSEVYKTSFFTSGKNLEQDALANIKVIQEAESLFYILFNFHHSIIDGWSLELIFKKLLKYYHESEENKSGQYQFKDYSEYYHQKLLNKSKEKEYWKQKLNLIKEPLQLFDSKKEKSTIGGTHIATLGTIKFKELTKVFREHHSSLFQGIASILGVLFRRYGNEKNIMVGMPSANRPFEVLEDIPGLFLDVLFFHLSLDENIPFSNLLKKTKTEITESIANQEFPLDALLKENSHKNKGDFDVFIAYQQYGNFQQKKLENNVEVISCPIKYAKHPLSIYFYEKAENLEFFIEYQKDKISDNEVVRLWKHFEKIIDVVINDANILIDNISILDKEEEKDIQKFEVGIKEDILPFTLFELFEKNIHRNVFKNAIHHKEAEYSYAYCNQYAKIIHEALVQKDISISEEKLVIAIDLPNGVGRVAAILGVLRHGGIVLPIQPDFPLERKKVILEEAKVSICITDALSEIYTEDKSVLLPKYSDKKISIPKVKVHSEEGAWLIFTSGSTGKPKGVLLSHENIVNMLFWFADYFQLGNKSVFPQKTNISFVDSIAEFLIPLCITSGTVYLRPEEGIVKNTEALNIWLKNIQVTHIQFVPEIFDHFYSQIQSIPESLNHLLLSGNKITSYHDLTCKLYNVYGASETTAYTLVKQIQEKEEIKSIGNPVCNTTIKIINDSGKRVPIGIKGELYIKGKLIFNGYINQEEQPFVLDVSHKKWYRTNDVVSWDENGNVIFHGRKGNVVKVKGVRIDLSEIEAVTSAIFGVQTAIAKVLEEEENNILVVFLHTSQNITLKEIQEVVKKEIPSYAQPTAYRLIREIPFNTSGKVNKKELNLSYGEVPKSGYVYVAHQTETEKVLTNMIKELIKLEEVSVEDNYFDLGIDSMNLIKLEKLVSETFFKVAITDFFTYTSIRSLAEFIDNKGITKSIDFTLWENEFTAETKRSLTNDVYDELTVNINEENCEILENLCQQYQVKQAKLINAFACYGLANILEKEAINYAFIENDIVSSLQLSFTEIQTKEEFIHTFLNSFKADNAKLQYAIENIRVENYQRSDHGLIMVSVQENADSETVQSVFDILIKTSKSQINILWREAYIPEEICLDLVDMIMSIIESFAEVENPQ, from the coding sequence ATGCAAGAGATTAAAGAAATACAAGCAATAAACTTATTAGAAAATAAGATTTCAACGGTAAGTAGTTTACCTCAATTCAATAAAAGAAAACAACCAGTATCAATTGAATATACAATACTGGGCACTAATAATGAATTGGAAAAATTCTATAAGTTCAGCAATGATAGTGAAAAGCTAGAATATTTACTTTTAGTAAGTTTTATTGTCCTTTCATATAAACATATGTTTGGAAGTATTCCTTTTGTCAAAAGCATTCTTAAACAGGTTGATAGCTTAAATGAATTACCAATAGCTCTTACAGAAATAGCTATTGGTAACTCTGTAAAAGAAACAATTAAAACAATTGAAAAGAACTTTCAAGAGGACGCTTTAATTCTCCATGATAATGAATTTTTTAAAAACAAATACTTCAAAGAAACAGTTCAAAAACTTTTACATTCAGAAAAGGGAGTTGTATTTCATTATCACAATTATACCCAAGAAATAGCATCTAATAATGAAGTGTTTTCAATTCTAATAGATAAGCAAGAGAAAGGATTACATTGTAACGTGTCTTCATTTTCAAATCAAGTTGATGAAGCACAGTTATATGGATATGTATACTTACTGGAAGCTTATTTGAAAGATATAGAAAATCAGTTAGGTAAAACTCATGAGAAACCTCCTAAACTATACAAAAAGCATTTTTTAGAAATGCTTCATATTGGAAGAGGAAAGACTATTGAATTACCTTCTAAATCAATTATAGAGCAGTTTATAGATCAAGTTCAAAAAACACCATTAAAAACAGCATTGAATTTTAACGGGAAAAAGTGGTCATATAAAGAGCTTCATGAAAGAAGTAATAAAATAGCTAATGTTTTACATCAAAAATACAATGTCAACTATGGAGATAAGGTTGGGGTATTGTTACAAAGAAATGAATATCTGATACTATCATTATTAGCAATTCATAAGGCAGGAGCATCTTATATTCCATTAGATGTAAATTACCCTGAAGACAGAATTAAGTTCATATATAAAGATAGTGGAGTAGATATCTTATTAGTTAATGTAGGGCAGATTTATCAAGCAATTGAGCCAACTAATTTAATAGCGATAGAAACATTAGAAAGTAATGAGTTAGACAATTCTATTTTATTGAATATAAAAAAACAGTGTGAAGACTTTTATGTAGTTTATACCTCAGGAAGTACCGGATTACCTAAAGGTTGTCAAATTACCCAAAAGAATGTAACTAACCTTTGTGAGTGGGCAAAAGATCAGTACAATACTAATGAATTTTCAAATATATTAGCATCTACTTCCATTTGCTTTGATTTATCAATTTTTGAGATTTTTTTACCTTTAACAATAGGAGGTACGGTAGTGTTAGTGGAAAATATTATGGAATTAATGACCATGGAAAAACTTCCTGAAATATCATTAATTAATAGCATTCCTTCTCTAGTTCAAGAATTAGTTAATAACCATAAACTACCTAAAAATTTAGAGGTAATTAACCTTGCAGGAGAACCCATTCAAGAAAGTTTAATTCATCAACTACATGCTGAACAAAATAATGTAAAAAAGGTTTGGAATTTATACGGTCCGTCTGAAACTACTACGTATTCTACAGGGAAGCAGTTTGCAAAAGATAATTTTGAAGGAAATTGTATAGGTAAACCTATATATAATACTACTACTTTGGTATTAAATGAAGATTTTCAGCCTGTTCCTTATGGTTATCCAGGAGAGTTGTTTATTGGAGGAACAGGAGTTAGTAATGGATATTGGAATAGACCAGAGTTAAACAATGAAAAATTTATTACAATTCCAGAGGCAGAAGAACAAGGGATATTTTATAAAACAGGAGATATAGTTACTTGGAAGCATGACCAAACATTAAAGTTTTTAGGCAGATCAGATACTCAAGTTAAAATTAGAGGGTTTAGAATTGAACTTAATGAAATAGAACAAGCATTAAGCCAACATGATCAAATTCAACAAATAAAAGTTTTTGTACAAGGCGCAAATAATAACGCTAAAATTATAGCCTGTTATCAATCAGAACAAGAAATTTCGCACAAAGCCTTATATACACATTGTTTACAGGTGATTCCTAAATACATGATTCCTCAAGAATTCATTTATTTTAAAGATATTTTTAGAACACCAAATGGAAAAATAGATACTAAGAGATTAAAAGAGTTTTGTGGACGTAAAAATGTTTCAGAATTAAACAATAACTCAAGTAATGAAACATTAAATAAGCTATTAAATATAATTGGTACTATCGCTAATAAAAAAATAGTACCTACTATGAATCTTTACGAAGTAGGTTTCTCAAGTATTGATTTTATAAAGCTTTTAGTAAGGATTGAAAAAGATTTTGGAGTAAGTATAAAAATTAATGAATTATTTGAGGAAGCTACACCTATAGCTATTTCAGAATCAATAAAATTAAATTACGGAAAACAAAAAGAACCTTTACGCCGAGCTAGTAAAAAAGAATTATACCCAGCAACTTTTTCACAAGAACGTTTTTGGCTAAACACTAAGTTTAATAAAGAAAAACCAGAATTGTTTCATATTCCATCTATTATAAAATGGAATAAAGCTTTAGATCTAGTACGTTTAGAACAAGCATGGAATACCTTATTAGAAAAGAATGAGATTTTACGAACCAATTTTATTTATGAAAAAGAACAATTATTTCAAAAAATAAACATTTTTACTCCAGTTACTATTGAGGTAGATTATATAAAAGATGTAAACCTATCAGAAGTTTATAAAACCTCGTTTTTTACTTCTGGAAAAAATTTAGAACAAGATGCATTAGCAAATATTAAAGTAATACAAGAAGCAGAATCACTGTTCTATATTCTATTTAATTTTCACCATAGTATAATTGACGGATGGTCTTTAGAGCTGATATTTAAAAAGCTTTTAAAGTATTATCATGAAAGTGAAGAAAATAAAAGTGGGCAATATCAATTCAAAGACTATAGTGAATATTATCATCAAAAACTTCTCAACAAGTCTAAAGAAAAAGAGTATTGGAAACAAAAATTAAATTTAATAAAAGAACCTCTTCAATTATTTGATAGTAAAAAAGAAAAATCAACTATAGGAGGAACACATATAGCTACTTTAGGAACAATAAAATTTAAAGAGTTAACTAAGGTTTTTAGGGAGCATCATTCAAGTTTATTTCAAGGTATAGCAAGTATATTGGGTGTTTTATTTAGGAGGTATGGGAATGAAAAAAATATAATGGTTGGTATGCCTTCAGCAAACAGACCTTTTGAAGTATTAGAAGACATACCAGGTTTATTTTTAGATGTTTTATTTTTTCATCTATCATTAGATGAAAATATCCCTTTTAGTAATTTATTAAAAAAGACAAAAACAGAAATTACCGAATCAATAGCTAATCAAGAATTTCCTTTAGATGCTCTATTAAAAGAAAACTCACATAAAAATAAAGGAGATTTTGATGTTTTTATAGCCTATCAACAATACGGAAACTTTCAACAAAAAAAATTAGAAAACAATGTAGAGGTAATTTCATGTCCTATTAAATATGCAAAACATCCCTTATCAATATATTTTTATGAAAAAGCAGAAAATTTAGAATTTTTTATAGAATATCAAAAAGATAAAATATCAGACAATGAAGTAGTCAGGTTATGGAAGCATTTTGAAAAAATTATTGATGTAGTAATTAATGATGCTAATATTTTAATAGACAATATTTCAATTCTTGATAAAGAAGAAGAAAAAGATATTCAAAAATTTGAAGTAGGAATAAAAGAAGACATACTTCCGTTTACTTTATTTGAACTTTTTGAAAAGAATATACACAGGAATGTTTTCAAAAATGCAATTCACCATAAGGAAGCAGAATATAGCTATGCTTATTGTAATCAATATGCTAAAATAATTCACGAAGCATTAGTACAAAAGGATATAAGTATTTCTGAAGAAAAGCTAGTGATAGCTATTGATTTACCTAATGGAGTAGGTAGAGTTGCAGCTATTTTAGGAGTTTTAAGACATGGAGGAATAGTACTTCCTATACAACCAGATTTTCCTTTAGAAAGAAAGAAAGTAATTTTAGAAGAAGCTAAGGTTTCTATATGTATAACTGATGCCCTATCTGAAATATATACCGAAGATAAAAGCGTTTTATTACCTAAGTATAGTGATAAAAAAATTAGTATACCAAAAGTTAAAGTACATTCAGAAGAAGGAGCTTGGTTAATTTTTACATCTGGTTCTACAGGAAAACCCAAAGGAGTTTTACTATCTCATGAAAATATAGTAAACATGTTATTTTGGTTTGCCGATTATTTTCAACTGGGAAATAAATCAGTATTCCCTCAAAAGACAAATATTAGTTTTGTTGATAGCATAGCTGAATTTTTAATTCCTTTATGTATAACATCTGGAACAGTATACTTAAGACCGGAAGAAGGAATTGTAAAAAACACTGAAGCATTAAATATTTGGTTGAAAAACATTCAAGTAACACATATTCAGTTTGTCCCTGAAATATTTGATCATTTTTACTCACAAATACAAAGTATTCCTGAGTCGTTAAATCATTTATTATTATCAGGAAATAAAATTACTAGTTATCATGATCTTACATGTAAGTTATATAATGTTTATGGAGCATCAGAAACAACAGCTTACACATTAGTCAAACAAATTCAAGAAAAAGAAGAAATTAAAAGTATTGGAAACCCTGTATGTAATACCACAATTAAAATTATTAATGATTCAGGAAAACGAGTACCAATAGGAATTAAAGGAGAGTTATATATAAAAGGTAAGCTAATTTTTAATGGATATATAAACCAAGAAGAACAACCTTTTGTACTAGATGTTTCACATAAAAAATGGTATAGAACAAATGATGTTGTTTCATGGGACGAAAATGGGAATGTAATTTTTCATGGAAGAAAAGGAAATGTAGTAAAAGTTAAAGGTGTAAGGATAGATTTATCAGAAATTGAAGCTGTGACTTCAGCTATTTTTGGGGTTCAAACGGCAATAGCAAAAGTTTTAGAAGAGGAAGAGAACAATATTTTAGTTGTTTTTTTACATACAAGTCAAAATATTACATTAAAAGAAATTCAAGAAGTAGTAAAAAAAGAAATCCCATCATATGCCCAACCTACTGCGTATAGACTAATAAGAGAAATTCCGTTTAATACCAGTGGAAAAGTAAATAAAAAAGAACTTAACCTTTCTTATGGAGAAGTTCCAAAATCTGGATATGTTTATGTAGCACATCAAACTGAAACGGAGAAAGTTCTTACCAATATGATTAAAGAATTAATCAAATTAGAAGAAGTTTCTGTAGAAGACAACTACTTTGATTTAGGAATTGATTCTATGAACTTAATAAAACTAGAAAAATTAGTAAGTGAAACTTTTTTCAAAGTAGCAATTACAGATTTTTTTACTTACACAAGTATTAGAAGTTTAGCAGAGTTTATAGATAATAAAGGAATTACAAAAAGTATTGATTTTACCTTGTGGGAAAATGAATTTACAGCTGAAACAAAAAGATCATTAACAAATGATGTTTATGATGAATTAACAGTAAATATAAATGAAGAGAATTGTGAAATTTTAGAAAACTTGTGTCAGCAATATCAAGTAAAACAAGCGAAGTTAATTAATGCCTTTGCATGTTATGGACTTGCTAATATACTAGAAAAAGAAGCAATTAATTATGCATTTATAGAAAACGATATTGTTTCAAGTTTACAGTTGAGCTTCACAGAAATTCAAACAAAAGAAGAATTCATTCATACATTTCTTAATAGTTTTAAGGCAGATAATGCTAAGCTACAATATGCTATTGAAAATATTAGAGTAGAAAATTACCAAAGAAGTGATCATGGTCTAATCATGGTAAGTGTTCAAGAAAATGCTGACTCTGAAACAGTTCAAAGTGTCTTTGATATTTTAATAAAAACAAGCAAATCACAAATTAATATTTTATGGAGAGAAGCATATATTCCTGAAGAAATATGCTTAGACCTTGTTGATATGATTATGAGTATTATAGAGTCTTTCGCAGAGGTAGAAAATCCTCAATAA